Proteins co-encoded in one Brassica oleracea var. oleracea cultivar TO1000 chromosome C4, BOL, whole genome shotgun sequence genomic window:
- the LOC106336596 gene encoding probable protein phosphatase 2C 25, which translates to MSCSVAVCSSPVFSPSSSLFCNKASILSSPQETISLTLSHLKPSASSPSSPSAASPKSPFRLRFQKPPTGFAPAPLVLGGSDSVSAGSCTGQSPSALKRKRPTRLDIPIGTAGFASPASEESRQVEREGDGYSVYCKRGRREAMEDRFSAMTNLRGDRKQAMFGVYDGHGGVKAAEFAAKNLDKNVLEEVSCKSGASEIADAVKRGYLTTDAAFLDGEDVKGGSCCVTAMVRDGNLVVSNAGDCRAVMSVGGVAEALSSDHRPSRDDERERIETTGGYVDTFNGVWRIQGSLAVSRGIGDVHLKRWVIAEPETKMLRIDQDHEFLILASDGLWDKVSNQEAVDIARPFCVGTEMKPLLLACKKLVDLSASRGSSDDISVMLIPLRQFI; encoded by the exons ATGTCTTGTTCCGTCGCTGTCTGTAGCTCCCCGGTGTTCTCCCCGTCGTCGTCTCTTTTCTGCAACAAAGCCTCTATTCTCTCTTCGCCTCAAGAAACCATCTCTCTCACTCTCTCTCATCTCAAACCCTCCGCGTCCTCTCCCTCCTCTCCTTCCGCGGCATCCCCTAAATCTCCGTTCCGTCTCCGTTTCCAGAAACCGCCGACCGGATTCGCTCCTGCGCCGTTAGTGCTAGGAGGATCCGACTCTGTCTCCGCCGGCTCCTGTACCGGTCAATCTCCTTCCGCCTTGAAGAGGAAACGGCCGACGAGGCTTGATATACCGATTGGCACCGCCGGTTTCGCATCTCCGGCGTCGGAGGAGAGTAGACAGGTGGAGAGGGAAGGCGATGGTTACTCTGTTTACTGCAAGAGAGGGAGGAGAGAAGCTATGGAGGATCGTTTCTCCGCTATGACCAATCTTCGAGGAGATCGCAAGCAGGCAATGTTCGGAGTTTACGATGGCCACGGAGGAGTGAAGGCGGCTGAGTTTGCGGCCAAGAACTTAGATAAGAACGTTTTGGAAGAGGTAAGTTGTAAGAGCGGCGCGTCTGAGATAGCAGACGCGGTGAAACGCGGTTATTTAACCACAGACGCTGCGTTTCTTGACGGGGAAGACGTTAAAGGCGGTTCCTGCTGCGTCACGGCTATGGTCAGAGACGGGAACCTCGTTGTGTCCAATGCCGGTGATTGTCGCGCCGTCATGAGCGTAGGTGGCGTCGCGGAGGCTCTTTCTTCCGACCACCGTCCGTCTAGAGACGATGAACGGGAGAGAATTGAAACCACG GGTGGATATGTGGATACGTTTAATGGTGTTTGGAGAATTCAAGGATCTTTAGCTGTATCAAGAGGGATCGGCGATGTTCATCTCAAGAGATGGGTTATAGCCGAACCAGAGACAAAGATGTTGAGAATTGATCAGGACCACGAGTTCTTGATCTTGGCATCGGACGGTCTATGGGATAAAGTGAGTAACCAAGAAGCAGTAGACATTGCTCGTCCCTTCTGTGTAGGAACCGAGATGAAGCCATTGTTGTTAGCCTGTAAGAAGCTGGTCGATCTATCGGCTTCACGAGGCTCTTCGGATGATATTAGTGTGATGTTGATCCCTTTGCGTCAGTTCATCTAG